GCGTGCCATGGAACCAAGCCTTCCGCACCCACGGGTTAATACCACATTTTTATGCGACACGCCAACGTCCACTGCATGAAGTCAATCCGTGGGACCATCTCGATCTAAACGTCAAACCCCAATTTCTACAACTTGAGTTCAACAAGCACGAAAAAGGTTTTACGACCAGTGAGTGTGATACGACCGTCTGTAAGAAATGTGGTGCCTGCTAAAAAGAAGCCGTCAGCCATCGGAAACCATCGGCTGTCAGCATATTAAGGTATCAACCTTCAGCCTTCAGGAACGTCCCAGTGGTAGTGACCAAAGATACCTACCACAAGTTCAACAACTGACAACCGACTGCTGACAACTCTTAAGAAGGAGGAATTCATTGTGCTCAAATTTAAAAAATTTATCGGGGTGCTTGTTGCGACATTCATCCTGTTCACTCTGACAACATCTTTATATGCTGGATTGGATGATAAATCCCTTGTTTTATACCTCTCCTTTGATGAAGGGAAGGGAGACAATGCCGCAGATAGTTCCGTGCATGGTCATGATGGCGAACTGATCAAAGGTCCAAAATGGGTGGACGGGCAATTCGGCAAAGCATTAGAGTTTGACGGAACGAAGGGACAGCATGTAAAGGTCCCTATCAACGATACTCTGCAATTAAGAGAACAGTTCTCTATCGCTTTCTGGGTCAAACGTAGCGATGACCAAATTCGGGACTGGAATTACATGGTGACCGCTGGAAGCTTGAAGTGGGCATCAATTTTTAGAAAAGGTGACAGCAAAACCTATTTCTGGTCGAGTGCCCCCAATTGGGCACAAAAAGCCGTGAGCGATGACATTCAACCAGCAGACTGGGTACACCTCGTAGTGACGCATGACACCAAATCAGAGGTTGTCATCTATAACGACGGTAAGAAAGCAGGCGGCGGAGATAAACCGCCAACTGTTGCTGAGATTGACGGCTCCATTATGGTTGGCGCACGCCATCCCGGCGAGGAATTTTTCACGGGTATTATTGACGAGGTGTTTATCTTTAACCGAATTATCACCGGAGCGGAAATCGACGAAATTATGACGGGTGATTTTCTACCGGTGGAACCCGCGGAGAAACTCGCGACAACCTGGGCGAGTATCAAAACCGATCGCGACTAAAAATACGCTTGATAAGGGCGGTTCAAACGCCGCCCTTACACCAGAGAGGTGGAGCGTATGCTAAAATATCTCACCCTATTTATCCTCTTCAGTGTCCTTGGAAACACGGCTTTATCTGATTCTTCACCTGCCGAAAAGCATTATGAAAATGCTACTGCCTACCATGCTATTGGAGAGTTTGAGCAAGCCATCTCCGAATACAAAAAAGCCATCGCGCTTGCGCCAAATTCCCCTATCGTTTACAACAGACTCGGTATCGCATACTCCGAATTGAAACAATACGATGCCGCACTTAAGGCGTATCAAAAGGCACTCGAATTGTCGCCTCTGACAGCTGAACCGCACTACAACATTGGAGTGGTTTACCTCAAGAAAGGGGCTCTTCCGCGCGCCGCTGAAGCGTTTGAACGTGCGATTGCTATTGACCCAGAATGGGCAGATCCCTATACCGGACTTGGCGAAGTCTACTTGAAACAAGGTGATTTTGAACAGGCTGCGCGTGCCTTTAAAAAAGCCTCACAACTCAATTCAGAAGATGCCGGTGCTATTTTAGGATTAGGTAAAGTCTATGCAAGACAAAGACGCTTAGGCGAGGCAATCACCGCCTTTGAGAAGACGATTGAAATTCAGGTAGATAATACGGAGGCGCACTACCAACTCGCTCAGATTCACGTCAAACGCGGTGAAAAGGAGAAAGCTGCAGCAGCGATGGCGTTTTTTAAAGTACTCCGCCAAACAGATCCGCTCCTTGAGAAAGCCGAAATGTGGGTGAAAAAGCACCCAGATGACGCAAGAGGCTATAACAACCTCGGGATCGTTTACCTCGCGCGTCGCCGATTTGAGGATGCAGTGGCAACCTATAAACAGGCTATCTCGCTCGACCCCGATTTAGCGACTGCACATTACAACTTGGGACATGCTTACCATAAACACGGAAAAGTTGACCTCGCGATTGCGGCGTATCAGCAGGCACTTGATGCCGATACGGAACTCGCGATTGCACATAACAATATCGCTGTTTGTTATACCGAATTGAAGATGGATTTGGACAAGGCACTCTCCCACGCCCGAACTGCCGTCCGTCTCGCACCCACTGAGGCGAACTATTGGGATACACTCGCTCAAATTTGTGACACGCTTGAGTTCACAGATGAGGCACAACGTGCACGTGAAAAACAGAAAGAGTATTCTAACAACGAATGAGATACTGCTGTTGTATCGTTTTTTCTTTTCTTTTTAGTATACCTGTTCCCGCCGAAGTCCAATTTGTTGACGCGACTGCCCCTGCGGGAATTTCATTTCAGCATATTGATGGCAGAACCGGCGAAAAATACCTCATCGAAACGCTCGGATCCGGCGCACTCTTTTTTGACCATGATGCCGATGGACACCTCGACCTTTATATAGTGAACGCTACGCATATCCCACCACAGGTTGATGAAAAACATTCTCACGGACATCTCCCAGAAAACAAACTCTATCAAAACAACGGCGATGGCACTTTCATTGACATCACGCAGAAGGCAGGTGTCGGAGATACCGGTTATGGTGTTGGGTGTGCCTCTGCAGATATTGATAACGATGGTTTCCCCGAGATCTACGTAACCAACTACGGACGTAATACTCTCTACCAGAACAATGGTGATGGCACCTTTACGGATATTACGCAAAAAGCGGGTGTCGGTGATAAACGTTGGGGTACAAGCTGTGCCTTTCTCGACTACGATAATGATGGTGATGTTGACCTCTACGTCGTCAACTATATGAAATTCTCAATTGAAGAGAACCGCTGGTGGGAGACACGCGGTATCCGAACCTATTGTAGCCCTACAGATCAGATTGCTGGCAGCCACTTTGTAAGCGAACCTGACATCCTCTATCGCAATAACGGCGATGGCACCTTCACAGATGTCACTGCAGCTGCAGGGATCTCACATCGCGCGCTCGGTCTCGCGGTTGCTGTAGGGGATTACGATAATGATGGGTATCCAGATTTACATATTGCCAACGATATGGAGGCAGACTTTCTTTACCACAACAACGGCGATGGCACCTTTACTGAGACCGCCGACCTTACCGGTACAGGCTATGATGGGAACGGCTTCCCCGGAAGCGGTATGGGTAGTGCATTCGGCGATTACGATAACAACGGCTACCTTGATCTCGTTGTCAGCAATGCCTCTTCATTGCCAGTGGTCCTTTATCAAAATGAGAGTGCTGCCTTTTTTACCGATGTCTCTTTTACTTCAGGGATTGGCGCAGTGACGCTTCCTTATTTTAAGTGGGCAGTCGAATTCTTTGATTACAACAACGATGGTCTATTGGACATCTTTGTTGCGAACGGGCATCTTCAGGAAAATATCGCGCTTTTCTCGGATAGCACTTATCCACAGTCTGACCTACTTTTCCGCAACACACGCCAACAAAACGGCACCTACCAGTTTACCGATGCATCTGTTGAAGTCGGATTGGCACAATTGCCCAAAAGAGTTAGCCGCGGTGCCGCGTTCGGCGACTACGACAATGATGGCGATATTGATATTTTCCTCAATAATTCCAACCAACCCGCAACGCTCCTCCGAAACGAGGGTGGCAATAGCAATCATTGGCTAACAATCCAACTGATCGGGACACAGAGCAACGTGTCAGGTATCGGCACAAAGATAGTTGTAAAAGCGGGAGATCTGTCGCTTTTCAAAGAGGTACGCAGCGGTGCGAGTTACCTCTCGCAAAGCGATTTACGCCTTCATTTCGGACTTGGAGAGAATAGGGTAGTTGACACCCTCGAAATCCACTGGCAAAGTGGACGCACGGAACGGTTTTCTAATCTAAAGCCAAACCAAATTCTCCACATCAAAGAGGGGCATGGAATCGTAGACGATCAAGGAATAAGATAAACTTAGAAAATGAGGCTCCAGAGTCATTCAGTTCTCGGTTTTTTAGTCCAATTTTGGACCTCCAGGCCCGGTAGGTGCGGTTTCCTAACCGCACCATAGGTGTCAATTTTAGGAAAAATAACCGCCTGTGTACCCAGGTCCGGTAGGTTCGGTTTCCTAACCGAACCGGATACTCCGCGAAAACCTTGATGACTTCAAAAACCTCTTCAGTCCTGTAAGGACGATATGTTTATAGCAGCGGTATCAAGTAAGGACCTTAGCCCTGTAAGGGGTTTTTGATAGGGTGTTTCTTCAGTATGTTTATATCTACACTCGACAAAATGCCATTAAAGCCGCTAAATTGACACCTATGGGGCGGTTTCCCAACCACACCATAAGTGTCAATTTTAGAAAAATAACCGTCGCGACCCCCAGGTCCGGTAGGTTTGGTTTGCAACCGAACCGGATTCTACGCGGAAACCTTGAAGACTTCAAAAACCTCTTTAGTC
The window above is part of the Candidatus Poribacteria bacterium genome. Proteins encoded here:
- a CDS encoding LamG domain-containing protein, whose product is MLKFKKFIGVLVATFILFTLTTSLYAGLDDKSLVLYLSFDEGKGDNAADSSVHGHDGELIKGPKWVDGQFGKALEFDGTKGQHVKVPINDTLQLREQFSIAFWVKRSDDQIRDWNYMVTAGSLKWASIFRKGDSKTYFWSSAPNWAQKAVSDDIQPADWVHLVVTHDTKSEVVIYNDGKKAGGGDKPPTVAEIDGSIMVGARHPGEEFFTGIIDEVFIFNRIITGAEIDEIMTGDFLPVEPAEKLATTWASIKTDRD
- a CDS encoding tetratricopeptide repeat protein; this translates as MLKYLTLFILFSVLGNTALSDSSPAEKHYENATAYHAIGEFEQAISEYKKAIALAPNSPIVYNRLGIAYSELKQYDAALKAYQKALELSPLTAEPHYNIGVVYLKKGALPRAAEAFERAIAIDPEWADPYTGLGEVYLKQGDFEQAARAFKKASQLNSEDAGAILGLGKVYARQRRLGEAITAFEKTIEIQVDNTEAHYQLAQIHVKRGEKEKAAAAMAFFKVLRQTDPLLEKAEMWVKKHPDDARGYNNLGIVYLARRRFEDAVATYKQAISLDPDLATAHYNLGHAYHKHGKVDLAIAAYQQALDADTELAIAHNNIAVCYTELKMDLDKALSHARTAVRLAPTEANYWDTLAQICDTLEFTDEAQRAREKQKEYSNNE
- a CDS encoding CRTAC1 family protein, yielding MRYCCCIVFSFLFSIPVPAEVQFVDATAPAGISFQHIDGRTGEKYLIETLGSGALFFDHDADGHLDLYIVNATHIPPQVDEKHSHGHLPENKLYQNNGDGTFIDITQKAGVGDTGYGVGCASADIDNDGFPEIYVTNYGRNTLYQNNGDGTFTDITQKAGVGDKRWGTSCAFLDYDNDGDVDLYVVNYMKFSIEENRWWETRGIRTYCSPTDQIAGSHFVSEPDILYRNNGDGTFTDVTAAAGISHRALGLAVAVGDYDNDGYPDLHIANDMEADFLYHNNGDGTFTETADLTGTGYDGNGFPGSGMGSAFGDYDNNGYLDLVVSNASSLPVVLYQNESAAFFTDVSFTSGIGAVTLPYFKWAVEFFDYNNDGLLDIFVANGHLQENIALFSDSTYPQSDLLFRNTRQQNGTYQFTDASVEVGLAQLPKRVSRGAAFGDYDNDGDIDIFLNNSNQPATLLRNEGGNSNHWLTIQLIGTQSNVSGIGTKIVVKAGDLSLFKEVRSGASYLSQSDLRLHFGLGENRVVDTLEIHWQSGRTERFSNLKPNQILHIKEGHGIVDDQGIR